The following are from one region of the Anabrus simplex isolate iqAnaSimp1 chromosome 8, ASM4041472v1, whole genome shotgun sequence genome:
- the LOC137501911 gene encoding uncharacterized protein, whose amino-acid sequence MVRTMATENVDYECESTVCEYCGKKISAKRNLMTHVRNIHGIDPSTGENTPTLYLCEVCGNELSAKSSLDRHLKVVHGIEPEAREKKFECSHCTVSYVTKKSLAHHVRLQHSVLTSPSEDSSTEDNSPDNKAKHLCSYCGKIYCKAYSLKQHVTKVHGIEEQKIPSSICSICDAHVRYGSDFSKHLKSEHDIEEDIEELSFSSMADFYQWKEKMEKETLSSYSKATGTRGSQQSLRHYFACHRSGERRTHGKGKRLFNAENSVKIGKLCPSRLIVSESGNGVFVIFHKSHVGHTNCLKYLRLTRSDKELIAGKLRNGLPKKQILKEIRSGVPSERIHAIDMVDIYIIRDYNLDSDRAHPNDFVSLDMWVTQQQLLGSDCPIICYKKQGEEDETGELNTEDFLVVIMTPYQKMMLSKFTNFKVLMDSTHGTNAYDFQLTTVMIVDEFGAGVPIAFCISNKTNQSAMKRFLVAVRDAVGHRVMCQVFMSDDYPAYYNSWSQVMSVPNHKLLCSWHILRSWKNNLKKIRNDEKQVQVWQALIVILVELDEEIFHQLLEAFLEICSNDDELQSFHEYFSPKYAHSYEMWAFCYRKGLGLNTNMYLEAFHKKLK is encoded by the exons ATGGTACGAACAATGGCTACCGAAAACGTTGATTATGAATGCGAAAGTACAGTCTGTGAGTATTGTGGTAAAAAAATTTCGGCAAAGAGAAATCTCATGACACATGTCCGAAATATTCATGGTATTGACCCTTCGACTGGAGAAAATACTCCAACGTTGTATTTGTGTGAAGTTTGTGGTAACGAGCTCTCTGCTAAATCTTCTCTTGATCGCCACTTGAAGGTTGTTCACGGTATTGAACCAGAAGCTCGTGAAAAGAAGTTCGAATGTTCACATTGTACGGTTTCGTATGTTACTAAGAAATCGTTGGCTCATCATGTACGTCTGCAACATTCCG TTCTTACATCTCCGAGTGAAGATTCCAGCACTGAAGACAATAGCCCGGATAATAAGGCCAAACATCTGTGCTCATACTGTGGAAAAATATATTGTAAAGCCTATTCGCTCAAACAGCATGTCACCAAAGTGCATGGTATTGAAGAGCAGAAAATCCCATCCTCCATCTGCTCCATATGTGATGCCCATGTCAGGTATGGTAGTGATTTCAGTAAACACCTGAAGTCAGAACATGACATTGAAGAGGATATTGAGGAACTATCTTTCAGTTCTATGGCAG ATTTCTATCAATGGAAGGAGAAGATGGAAAAAGAAACTTTGTCTTCTTATTCCAAAGCGACAGGCACAAGAGGTAGCCAGCAGTCATTAAGGCATTATTTTGCATGTCATCGTTCAGGTGAGCGCCGTACTCATGGGAAAGGTAAAAGACTCTTTAATGCTGAAAATAGCGTTAAAATAGGAAAACTGTGTCCATCTCGACTCATAGTGTCTGAAAGTGGTAATGGTGTTTTTGTAATATTCCATAAATCACACGTAGGGCATACAAACTGTCTGAAGTATCTGCGTTTAACTCGGTCTGATAAGGAGTTGATTGCTGGGAAACTTAGGAATGGACTTCCTAAGAAACAGATTCTAAAAGAGATTAGGAGTGGTGTTCCAAGTGAGCGCATACATGCTATTGATATGGTGGACATTTATATCATTAGAGATTATAATCTTGACAGTGATAGAGCACATCCAAATGACTTTGTCAGTCTGGACATGTGGGTAACCCAGCAACAGCTTTTGGGTTCTGACTGTCCTATAATTTGTTATAAGAAACAAGGGGAAGAGGATGAGACTGGTGAACTGAACACTGAAGACTTCTTGGTTGTGATTATGACACCATACCAGAAGATGATGCTCTCGAAATTTACAAACTTCAAAGTACTGATGGATAGCACCCATGGAACAAATGCCTATGACTTTCAGTTAACTACAGTAATGATAGTGGATGAGTTTGGTGCTGGAGTGCCCATTGCATTTTGTATCAGTAATAAAACCAATCAGTCTGCAATGAAGAGATTCTTGGTTGCTGTTAGAGATGCTGTTGGACATCGTGTGATGTGTCAGGTTTTTATGTCTGATGATTATCCAGCCTATTACAATTCATGGTCTCAAGTCATGTCTGTCCCCAATCACAAACTCCTGTGCTCTTGGCATATCCTAAGATCGTGGAAGAACaacttgaagaaaataagaaatgatGAAAAGCAAGTTCAAGTTTGGCAGGCATTAATTGTCATCCTAGTAGAATTGGATGAGGAAATCTTCCACCAGCTTCTTGAAGCATTTTTAGAGATATGTTCCAACGATGACGAGCTTCAGTCTTTTCATGAGTACTTTTCGCCCAAGTATGCCCATTCATATGAAATGTGGGCCTTTTGTTATAGGAAAGGCTTGGGTTTAAATACGAATATGTACTTGGAAGCTTTCCACAAGAAGTTGAAGTAG